A genomic segment from Geitlerinema sp. PCC 7407 encodes:
- the crtL gene encoding lycopene beta cyclase: MFDALVIGSGPAGLSIAAALGEAGLKVQGLSPTDPAAPWPNTYGVWRDELEALGLTHLLGHCWTNCVTYQGDREIALQRAYGLFDKEKLQQHWLRQGDRSGVTWHRGSAAQLEHLPHHSQLTTHSGETLTARIVVDASGHKPVFLRRPPAAGVAYQAAYGIVGRFSSPPVAPQQFVLMDYRSDYLSAEERSQPPTFLYAMDLGDDVYFVEETSLAYCPAVSFDVLKDRLYQRLAHHGVQVTEIHHVEHCLFPMNLPLPDFQQPVAGFGGAASMVHPASGYLVGAMLRRAPGLAQAIARALDTPNASPHSTAQAAWKALWPSDRVRKHYLYLFGLENLMRFDEARLQRFFATFFQMPQAHWSGFLADTLTIPELLVAMLGLFGQAPNDIRWGLMQSVGHDGDLLWRSLLGR; the protein is encoded by the coding sequence GTGTTTGATGCTCTGGTGATCGGGTCCGGTCCGGCAGGACTGTCTATCGCGGCGGCTCTAGGGGAGGCAGGCCTCAAGGTCCAGGGCTTGAGCCCGACGGATCCGGCTGCTCCTTGGCCCAATACCTATGGGGTCTGGCGAGATGAGCTAGAGGCGCTGGGCTTGACCCATTTGCTGGGCCACTGCTGGACCAATTGCGTCACTTACCAGGGCGATCGCGAGATCGCCCTGCAGCGGGCCTACGGCCTGTTTGACAAAGAAAAGCTTCAGCAACACTGGCTCCGGCAGGGCGATCGCAGCGGGGTGACCTGGCATCGGGGCAGCGCGGCCCAGTTGGAGCACCTGCCCCATCACTCCCAGCTGACGACCCACAGCGGCGAAACCCTGACCGCCCGCATCGTGGTCGACGCCAGCGGCCACAAGCCGGTCTTCCTACGGCGGCCCCCGGCAGCGGGCGTGGCCTACCAGGCAGCCTACGGGATTGTTGGGCGCTTTTCGTCGCCGCCGGTGGCGCCTCAGCAGTTTGTGCTGATGGATTACCGGTCAGACTATCTGTCCGCCGAGGAGCGATCGCAGCCGCCTACCTTCCTCTACGCCATGGACTTGGGCGATGACGTTTACTTCGTGGAAGAAACCTCTCTGGCCTACTGTCCGGCGGTATCCTTTGACGTGCTCAAGGACCGGCTCTACCAGCGTTTGGCCCATCACGGTGTGCAGGTCACTGAGATTCACCACGTCGAGCACTGTCTGTTTCCGATGAATTTGCCTTTGCCGGACTTTCAGCAGCCGGTGGCTGGCTTTGGCGGCGCGGCCAGCATGGTGCATCCGGCTTCGGGGTACCTAGTGGGGGCGATGCTGCGCCGGGCGCCGGGTCTGGCCCAGGCGATCGCCCGGGCCCTCGACACGCCCAACGCCTCTCCCCACAGCACTGCTCAGGCGGCCTGGAAAGCGCTGTGGCCCAGCGATCGCGTCCGCAAGCACTATCTCTACCTCTTCGGCCTCGAAAACCTGATGCGCTTTGATGAGGCCCGGCTGCAGCGCTTTTTTGCGACATTCTTTCAGATGCCCCAGGCTCACTGGTCCGGCTTTTTGGCCGATACCCTGACCATTCCCGAGCTGCTGGTTGCCATGCTTGGCCTATTCGGTCAGGCCCCCAACGACATTCGCTGGGGGCTGATGCAGTCCGTGGGTCACGACGGCGATCTCCTGTGGCGATCGCTGCTGGGCCGCTAA
- the ndk gene encoding nucleoside-diphosphate kinase: MERTFVAVKPDGVQRGLVGEIVRRFETKGFTVVGLKMVNVSRELAEQHYDVHREKPFFGGLVEFITSGPVVAMVLEGDGVVAGARKLIGATNPLAAEPSTIRGDFGVSIGRNLIHGSDAVETAQREIALWFKDEELVNWKPSISNWLYE, translated from the coding sequence GTGGAACGGACATTTGTTGCAGTTAAGCCCGACGGTGTTCAGCGTGGCTTGGTCGGTGAAATCGTGCGTCGGTTCGAAACCAAAGGCTTCACGGTCGTCGGCCTCAAGATGGTGAATGTCAGCCGTGAACTGGCTGAGCAGCACTACGATGTGCACCGGGAGAAGCCCTTCTTCGGTGGCTTGGTCGAGTTCATCACCTCCGGCCCCGTCGTTGCGATGGTCCTCGAAGGCGATGGCGTCGTCGCAGGTGCTCGCAAACTCATCGGCGCAACCAATCCCCTGGCCGCTGAACCCAGCACCATCCGCGGTGACTTCGGCGTCAGCATCGGTCGCAACCTGATCCACGGTTCCGACGCAGTCGAGACCGCCCAGCGCGAAATCGCCCTCTGGTTCAAGGACGAGGAGCTGGTGAACTGGAAGCCCAGCATTTCTAACTGGCTGTACGAATAA
- the speA gene encoding biosynthetic arginine decarboxylase gives MPLASTAPQKAWTIEDSEELYRIQGWGEPYFSINAAGHVTVSPKGDRGGSLDLFELVESLKQRNLDLPLLIRFSDILEDRIERLNACFARAIARYNYPGSYRGVFPVKCNQQRHLIEDLVRFGRPHQFGLEAGSKPELMIALATLNTPDALLICNGYKDREYIETAILARRMGRPCIIVLEQVEEVGLAIEISRKLGIKPLLGVRAKLNTRGVGRWGTSTGDRAKFGLTIPEIIHAVEELQAADMLDSLQLLHFHIGSQISAIGVIKDAIREASQIYVELAALGANMQYLDVGGGLGVDYDGSKTNFHASKNYNMQNYANDIVAEVKETCEERNLPVPTLVSESGRAIASHQSVLVFDVLGTNDAPSGDPGAIEESEHLIVRNLYETYLAITEENYQEAYHDATQFKEEAISLFGFGYLSLRERARAERLYWACCEKILKICRQQEYVPDDLEDLEKIMASIYYINLSVFQSAPDSWAIDQLFPILPIHRLDEEPNCRGTLSDLTCDSDGKIDQFIDLRDVKSVLELHPLRSGEPYYLGMFLGGAYQEIMGNLHNLFGDTNTVHICLTPKGYQIEHVVKGDRINEVLGYVQYDPEDLLESIRRQTEQALQEKQITLQEAQLLMQNYERSLSSYTYLTS, from the coding sequence ATGCCCCTGGCCTCCACTGCGCCCCAAAAAGCCTGGACCATCGAAGACAGCGAAGAGCTCTATCGCATCCAGGGCTGGGGAGAGCCGTATTTTTCGATCAATGCAGCGGGCCATGTGACGGTGTCGCCCAAGGGCGATCGCGGTGGGTCACTGGATTTGTTTGAGCTGGTGGAGTCCCTCAAGCAGCGCAACCTGGACTTGCCCCTGCTGATTCGCTTTTCAGATATCCTCGAAGACCGCATCGAGCGCCTGAATGCCTGCTTTGCCCGGGCGATCGCTCGCTACAACTATCCCGGCTCCTACCGGGGCGTCTTCCCGGTCAAGTGCAACCAGCAGCGCCACCTGATCGAAGACCTGGTGCGCTTTGGTCGGCCCCACCAGTTCGGTCTAGAGGCTGGCTCCAAGCCCGAGCTGATGATCGCCCTGGCTACGCTGAATACGCCCGATGCGCTGCTGATCTGCAACGGCTACAAGGACCGCGAATACATCGAGACGGCCATCCTGGCGCGCCGGATGGGCCGCCCCTGCATCATCGTGCTAGAGCAGGTGGAAGAGGTGGGCCTGGCCATCGAAATCAGCCGCAAACTGGGAATCAAGCCGCTGCTGGGCGTGCGGGCTAAGCTGAACACGCGCGGGGTGGGCCGCTGGGGCACCTCGACGGGCGATCGCGCCAAGTTTGGCCTGACCATCCCCGAAATTATCCATGCGGTCGAGGAGTTGCAAGCGGCAGACATGCTGGATTCGCTCCAGCTGCTCCATTTCCACATCGGCTCTCAGATCTCGGCCATTGGCGTGATCAAGGACGCGATTCGCGAAGCCAGCCAGATCTACGTGGAGCTGGCGGCCCTGGGGGCCAACATGCAGTACCTCGACGTGGGCGGCGGTCTGGGGGTGGACTATGACGGCTCCAAGACCAACTTCCACGCCTCCAAGAACTACAACATGCAGAACTACGCCAACGACATCGTGGCGGAGGTGAAGGAGACCTGCGAAGAGCGAAATCTGCCGGTGCCGACGCTGGTGAGCGAGAGCGGACGGGCGATCGCCTCTCACCAGTCGGTTTTGGTGTTTGATGTGCTGGGGACCAACGATGCCCCCAGCGGGGATCCGGGGGCCATCGAGGAGAGCGAGCACCTGATCGTGCGCAACCTCTACGAGACCTACCTCGCGATCACCGAAGAAAACTACCAAGAGGCCTACCACGACGCCACCCAGTTCAAAGAGGAAGCCATTAGCCTTTTTGGCTTTGGCTACCTGAGCCTGCGGGAGCGAGCCCGGGCGGAGCGGCTCTACTGGGCCTGCTGCGAAAAGATTTTGAAGATCTGTCGGCAGCAGGAGTATGTGCCCGACGATCTGGAGGACCTCGAAAAAATCATGGCCTCCATCTACTACATCAACCTGTCGGTGTTTCAGTCAGCGCCGGACTCCTGGGCCATTGACCAGCTGTTTCCCATCTTGCCCATCCACCGCCTGGACGAGGAGCCGAACTGCCGGGGAACCCTGTCGGACCTGACCTGCGACAGCGACGGCAAAATCGACCAGTTTATCGATCTACGAGATGTGAAGTCAGTGCTAGAACTGCACCCGCTGCGATCGGGTGAGCCCTACTATCTGGGCATGTTCCTGGGCGGAGCCTACCAGGAAATCATGGGCAACCTCCACAACCTGTTTGGGGACACCAATACGGTGCACATCTGCCTGACGCCCAAGGGCTACCAGATCGAGCACGTGGTGAAGGGCGATCGCATTAATGAGGTGCTGGGATATGTCCAGTACGACCCCGAGGATCTGCTCGAGAGCATTCGCCGCCAAACGGAGCAGGCTCTGCAAGAAAAGCAAATTACCCTCCAGGAAGCCCAGCTCTTGATGCAAAACTACGAGCGCAGTCTGAGCAGCTACACCTACTTGACCTCGTGA
- a CDS encoding TerC family protein produces MLDQILDFAPNVGLDTLLLLPVLIALEAVLSADNAIALAAIARGLEGAKMQRNALNIGLVMAFVLRVVLILTATWVTQYWQFELLGAAYLLWLVYQHFTSDEEADHHHHGPRFASLWQAIPIIAITDLAFSLDSVTTAIALSKEIWLVILGGLIGVITLRFMAELFIRWLKEYENLEDAGYVTVALVGLRLLLRVINPDLVPPEWLMIGVIGLIFFWGFSKRSAEPTEASESLPEKSLSETSSRQ; encoded by the coding sequence ATGCTGGATCAAATACTCGATTTTGCCCCCAATGTGGGGCTAGATACCCTCTTGCTGCTGCCGGTGCTGATCGCTCTGGAAGCGGTTCTGTCCGCGGACAACGCCATTGCGCTGGCGGCGATCGCCCGGGGCCTAGAAGGGGCCAAAATGCAGCGAAACGCGTTGAATATTGGCCTAGTGATGGCCTTTGTGCTGCGAGTGGTGCTGATTTTGACGGCGACCTGGGTGACTCAGTATTGGCAGTTTGAGCTGCTGGGCGCTGCCTACCTGCTGTGGCTGGTCTACCAACACTTCACGTCGGATGAGGAAGCCGATCACCACCATCACGGGCCGCGCTTTGCGTCGCTTTGGCAAGCCATTCCCATTATTGCTATCACCGACCTGGCCTTTTCCCTCGACAGCGTGACGACGGCGATCGCCCTGTCCAAGGAAATCTGGCTGGTGATTTTGGGTGGTCTGATCGGCGTGATCACCCTGCGCTTTATGGCCGAGCTGTTTATCCGCTGGCTCAAGGAATACGAGAACCTGGAGGACGCAGGCTACGTGACCGTAGCGCTGGTGGGTCTGCGGCTCCTCCTGCGCGTGATCAATCCCGATCTGGTGCCCCCAGAGTGGCTCATGATCGGGGTGATCGGCCTGATCTTCTTCTGGGGCTTCTCCAAGCGCTCGGCGGAGCCGACCGAAGCGTCCGAGTCTCTCCCCGAGAAAAGCCTTTCGGAAACCTCTTCCCGCCAGTAA
- a CDS encoding methylenetetrahydrofolate reductase: MLNRLRSAVNAGEFLVTAEITPPKGGNPQRMLEMARLLKGRVHAVNITDGSRAVLRMTPLAASALLVQEGIEPVCQFACRDRNRIALQADLMGAHALGIRNVLALTGDPLKAGDHPDAKGVFDLESVRLLTLIRKLNQGSDWNGKALTDEPTDLFAGAAVDPQCPSWSGLQRRFERKLEAGAEFFQSQLISDFDRLGMFMDKLGNAGGKPILAGIFLLKSAKNAQFINRNVPGVQIPQHLIDRLANADDQLQEGIRIAAEQVQLAKELCQGVHLMAVRREDLIPQILDLAGVTALQPPVLNSVR; encoded by the coding sequence ATGTTGAATCGTTTGCGTAGTGCAGTGAATGCGGGTGAATTTTTGGTGACCGCCGAAATCACGCCGCCTAAGGGGGGCAACCCGCAGCGGATGCTGGAAATGGCCCGCTTGCTCAAGGGGCGGGTCCACGCGGTGAATATTACAGATGGGAGCCGGGCGGTGCTGCGGATGACGCCCCTGGCCGCTTCGGCGCTGCTGGTCCAGGAGGGGATTGAGCCGGTGTGCCAGTTTGCCTGCCGCGATCGCAATCGCATTGCGCTCCAGGCAGACCTGATGGGCGCTCACGCCCTGGGCATCCGGAACGTTTTGGCGCTGACCGGAGACCCCCTGAAGGCGGGCGATCACCCCGATGCCAAGGGGGTATTTGACCTGGAGTCGGTGCGGCTGCTGACGCTCATTCGCAAGCTCAACCAGGGCAGCGACTGGAACGGCAAGGCCCTGACCGATGAGCCCACGGATCTATTTGCCGGGGCAGCGGTGGACCCCCAATGCCCCAGCTGGTCGGGCTTGCAGCGGCGCTTTGAGCGCAAGCTGGAGGCGGGGGCCGAGTTTTTCCAGAGTCAGCTGATCTCAGATTTTGATCGGCTGGGGATGTTTATGGACAAGCTGGGCAATGCAGGCGGCAAACCGATTTTGGCGGGAATTTTCTTGCTGAAGTCGGCCAAGAATGCCCAGTTTATCAACCGCAATGTGCCGGGGGTACAGATTCCCCAGCACCTGATCGATCGCCTGGCCAATGCAGACGATCAGCTCCAAGAGGGCATCCGGATTGCGGCGGAGCAGGTGCAGCTGGCCAAGGAGCTGTGCCAAGGGGTGCACCTGATGGCGGTGCGCCGCGAGGACTTGATTCCGCAGATTCTCGATCTGGCGGGGGTGACGGCGCTCCAGCCGCCGGTCTTGAATTCGGTGCGCTAG
- the glgP gene encoding alpha-glucan family phosphorylase, translating into MQPIRTFNVAPSLPSRLEPLRKLAYNLHWDWNTETRELFDRLDRDLWESSNHNPVLMLGTISQERLREVAEDAGFLAQMDRAAQQLNDYVQEQSWYRKHRGANLETRSSSKSHGKECYAYFSAEFGLTTCMPIYSGGLGVLAGDHLKSASDLGLPLVGVGLLYQEGYFAQYLNPDGWQQERYPINDFYNMPLILERNADGSEMRIEVDYPGRKVYARVWRLQVGTVPLYLLDTNIEPNNPYDHDITDELYGGDIDMRIHQEMMLGIGGFQMLKALGLNPTVYHMNEGHSAFVSLERMRHLIQDENLGFAEARQVVKASQMFTTHTPVPAGFDLFPPDKVMHYVGRYAEVFGLSREQFLALGRDNTGDLASAFSMATLAIKTATFVNGVSQLHGAVSRSLFQPLWSDLPLDEVPITAITNGVHARSCVAKSTQELYDRYLGPNWASAPGDDPLWERVYSIPDEELWRNHERCRSALVVFVRDRLQKSLREQGASPTAIADALDVLDPSALTIGFARRFATYKRATLFMRDVERIKRILAGVRESGHRRPVQFVIAGKAHPKDIPGKEMIKEIIHFIRDEGVQHNIVFIPNYDIRVSRLMVAGCDVWLNTPRRPREASGTSGMKAAMNGLLNLSVLDGWWDEADYVRTGWPIGYREVYSDPAYQDEVEANALYELLEKEVVPLFYERDAEDVPRRWTAKMKDAIRLNCPRFNTARMVRDYATQGYFPTSDRYWTLTSQEYAPAKELAQWQNNLLDHWYDMRIEDIDISADADVEVNQAIAVKARINLAALTPDDVQVELYQGPVNEGGEIFAGVPLVMDCQGKDANQHTIYTATVTYGSSGLQGLSLRVLPKHRYLSSVYEPRQILWAAPH; encoded by the coding sequence ATGCAGCCAATTCGCACATTCAACGTTGCCCCTTCCCTTCCCTCGCGCCTCGAACCGCTGCGTAAGCTCGCCTACAATCTCCACTGGGATTGGAATACCGAGACACGCGAACTGTTCGACCGCCTAGACCGGGACCTTTGGGAATCCAGCAACCATAACCCCGTTCTCATGCTCGGCACCATCAGCCAAGAGCGCCTGCGCGAAGTCGCAGAAGACGCAGGCTTCTTGGCCCAGATGGACCGCGCCGCCCAGCAGCTCAATGATTATGTCCAAGAGCAAAGCTGGTATCGCAAACATCGCGGCGCCAACCTCGAGACCCGCAGCAGCAGCAAAAGCCATGGCAAGGAGTGCTACGCCTACTTCTCCGCCGAATTTGGTTTGACCACCTGCATGCCCATTTACTCGGGCGGCCTGGGCGTTTTGGCCGGTGACCACCTCAAATCCGCCAGCGACCTCGGACTGCCCTTGGTGGGCGTCGGCCTCCTCTACCAAGAAGGCTACTTTGCCCAGTACCTCAACCCCGACGGCTGGCAGCAAGAGCGCTACCCCATCAATGACTTCTACAACATGCCATTGATCCTGGAGCGCAACGCCGATGGCTCCGAAATGCGCATCGAAGTCGACTACCCAGGCCGCAAAGTCTATGCCCGGGTGTGGCGCTTGCAGGTGGGGACGGTGCCGCTGTATCTCCTCGACACCAACATCGAGCCCAACAATCCCTACGACCACGACATCACCGACGAGCTCTATGGCGGTGATATCGACATGCGGATCCACCAGGAGATGATGCTGGGCATTGGAGGCTTCCAGATGCTGAAGGCGCTGGGGCTCAATCCGACGGTGTACCACATGAACGAGGGGCACTCCGCCTTTGTGTCCCTCGAGCGGATGCGCCACCTGATCCAGGACGAAAATCTGGGCTTCGCGGAAGCTCGGCAGGTGGTGAAGGCGAGCCAAATGTTTACGACTCACACGCCGGTGCCTGCGGGCTTCGACCTGTTCCCGCCGGACAAGGTGATGCACTATGTGGGTCGCTATGCGGAGGTGTTTGGCCTGTCTCGGGAGCAGTTCCTCGCCCTGGGCCGGGACAATACCGGTGATTTGGCGTCGGCGTTTAGCATGGCGACGCTGGCGATCAAGACGGCCACGTTCGTCAATGGGGTCAGCCAGCTCCACGGCGCGGTCTCGCGGAGTCTTTTTCAGCCGCTGTGGTCTGATTTGCCCCTCGATGAGGTGCCGATCACGGCGATTACCAATGGGGTCCATGCGCGCAGCTGCGTTGCGAAGTCGACGCAGGAGCTGTACGACCGCTATCTGGGCCCCAATTGGGCGAGCGCGCCGGGAGATGATCCGCTGTGGGAGCGGGTGTACTCGATTCCGGATGAGGAGCTGTGGCGCAACCATGAGCGCTGCCGATCGGCGCTGGTGGTGTTTGTGCGCGATCGCCTGCAAAAGAGCCTGCGAGAGCAGGGCGCTTCGCCAACGGCCATTGCGGATGCCCTTGATGTGCTCGATCCTTCAGCGCTGACCATTGGCTTTGCGCGGCGCTTTGCGACCTACAAGCGAGCCACGCTGTTTATGCGGGATGTGGAGCGCATCAAGAGGATTTTGGCGGGGGTGCGCGAAAGCGGCCATCGCCGACCTGTGCAGTTCGTGATCGCCGGGAAAGCGCACCCCAAAGACATTCCGGGCAAAGAAATGATCAAAGAGATCATTCACTTTATTCGCGATGAAGGGGTCCAGCACAACATTGTGTTTATCCCCAACTACGATATTCGGGTTTCGCGCCTGATGGTGGCGGGCTGTGATGTCTGGCTCAACACGCCTCGCCGCCCCCGCGAAGCGTCGGGCACCAGCGGCATGAAGGCGGCGATGAATGGCCTGCTCAATCTCAGCGTGCTGGACGGCTGGTGGGATGAAGCGGACTATGTGCGCACGGGCTGGCCGATTGGCTACCGGGAGGTCTACAGCGATCCGGCCTACCAGGATGAGGTGGAGGCCAATGCGCTCTACGAGCTGCTAGAGAAGGAAGTGGTGCCGCTGTTTTATGAGCGGGATGCGGAGGATGTGCCGCGGCGCTGGACGGCCAAGATGAAGGACGCGATTCGGCTCAACTGCCCTCGCTTTAACACGGCGCGGATGGTGCGCGACTACGCAACCCAGGGATATTTCCCGACGAGCGATCGCTACTGGACGCTGACGAGCCAGGAATATGCCCCGGCCAAGGAGCTGGCCCAATGGCAAAACAACTTGCTCGATCACTGGTACGACATGCGGATCGAGGACATTGATATTTCGGCGGATGCGGATGTCGAGGTCAATCAGGCGATCGCCGTCAAAGCGCGGATCAACCTGGCGGCCCTGACTCCCGACGATGTCCAGGTCGAGCTATATCAAGGCCCGGTCAACGAAGGCGGCGAAATCTTCGCCGGGGTGCCGCTGGTGATGGACTGCCAAGGAAAAGATGCCAACCAGCACACCATCTACACCGCCACGGTCACCTACGGCAGCAGCGGCCTCCAGGGGCTGTCTCTACGCGTCCTGCCCAAGCACCGCTACCTCAGCAGTGTCTACGAACCCCGGCAGATCCTCTGGGCCGCGCCCCACTAG
- a CDS encoding DUF429 domain-containing protein: MKFIGVDLGWQSQPSGLCALEWTGDRLQLRSLARLDTLEEVLAWIDRQVADGPAGVAVDAPTLIPNATGMRWADRLTHRYFGKYHGGAYPANLGHSFAARTVGFGLSLEAQGFDHDPEGKRPDRFQIEVFPHPAMVYLFSLDRILKYKKGRLAERQQALQQLRQLILQHLPEHEPSLPLVAADLPEVPSRGAALKALEDQLDALVCAYVAAHWWYWGPQRNLVLGDRAQGYIVVPGCWPAPS; the protein is encoded by the coding sequence GTGAAGTTTATTGGGGTTGATTTGGGCTGGCAGTCGCAGCCGAGCGGTCTGTGCGCGCTGGAGTGGACGGGCGATCGCCTCCAGCTGCGATCGCTGGCTCGCCTGGACACCCTAGAGGAGGTCCTCGCCTGGATCGATCGCCAGGTTGCCGACGGACCGGCGGGGGTGGCGGTGGATGCGCCGACCCTGATTCCCAACGCTACGGGGATGCGCTGGGCCGATCGCCTGACGCACCGCTATTTTGGCAAGTATCACGGGGGCGCTTATCCGGCCAACTTGGGCCACAGCTTCGCGGCGCGCACGGTGGGGTTTGGCCTGAGCCTGGAGGCGCAGGGCTTTGACCACGATCCGGAGGGCAAGCGGCCCGATCGCTTTCAGATCGAGGTGTTTCCCCACCCGGCCATGGTGTACCTGTTCAGCCTCGATCGCATTTTGAAGTACAAGAAAGGACGATTGGCGGAGCGCCAGCAAGCCTTGCAGCAACTCCGCCAACTGATTTTGCAGCATCTGCCGGAGCACGAGCCGAGCCTGCCGCTGGTAGCGGCAGATTTGCCCGAGGTCCCCAGCCGCGGCGCGGCGCTCAAGGCCCTTGAAGACCAGCTCGACGCCCTGGTGTGCGCCTACGTTGCGGCCCACTGGTGGTACTGGGGGCCGCAACGGAATCTGGTGCTGGGCGATCGCGCCCAGGGCTACATCGTCGTGCCGGGGTGCTGGCCAGCCCCTAGCTAG
- the trpS gene encoding tryptophan--tRNA ligase, giving the protein MGRQRVLSGVQPTGNLHLGNYLGAIRNWVEGQQKYENFFCVVDLHAITVPHDPKTLAENTRAVAALYLACGIDLDHSTIFVQSHVPAHTELTWLLNCITPLNWLERMIQFKEKAIKQGENVGVGLLDYPVLMAADILLYDADKVPVGEDQKQHLELTRDIAMRLNYQFGREEAPVLKVPDPLIRPEGARIMSLTDGTRKMSKSDPSEQSRINLLDDPDTLRQKIKRCKTDPVRGLEFDNPERPECNNLLTLYAILSNQTKDAVAEECREMGWGQFKPLLTETTVEALRPIQEKYNEVMGDPGYLDSVLRDGQARASEIANATLARVRAALGFLPPLS; this is encoded by the coding sequence ATGGGTAGGCAACGGGTTTTATCAGGCGTTCAGCCAACGGGCAACTTGCACCTAGGCAACTATCTCGGAGCGATTCGGAACTGGGTAGAAGGCCAGCAGAAATACGAAAACTTCTTTTGTGTCGTGGACCTGCACGCCATCACCGTTCCCCACGACCCCAAAACCCTAGCCGAAAACACCCGAGCCGTCGCTGCCCTGTACCTGGCTTGCGGCATCGACCTAGACCACTCCACGATTTTTGTCCAGTCCCACGTCCCCGCCCACACCGAGCTGACCTGGCTGCTCAACTGCATCACCCCCCTCAACTGGCTGGAGCGGATGATCCAGTTCAAGGAAAAAGCCATCAAGCAGGGAGAAAACGTCGGCGTCGGCCTGCTGGACTATCCCGTGCTCATGGCGGCGGACATCCTGCTCTACGACGCGGACAAAGTGCCCGTGGGCGAAGACCAAAAGCAGCACCTCGAACTCACCCGCGACATCGCCATGCGCCTCAACTACCAGTTTGGTCGCGAAGAGGCTCCCGTGCTCAAAGTGCCCGACCCCCTGATCCGGCCCGAGGGCGCCCGGATCATGAGCCTCACCGACGGCACCCGCAAAATGTCCAAATCCGATCCGTCAGAGCAGAGCCGCATCAACCTCCTAGACGATCCGGATACGCTGCGCCAGAAGATCAAGCGCTGCAAAACCGACCCCGTGCGCGGCCTCGAGTTTGACAACCCGGAGCGGCCCGAGTGCAACAACCTGCTGACGCTCTACGCCATCTTGTCCAACCAAACCAAGGACGCAGTGGCGGAGGAGTGCCGCGAGATGGGCTGGGGACAGTTCAAGCCGCTGCTCACCGAAACCACGGTGGAGGCCTTGCGGCCCATTCAGGAAAAGTACAACGAAGTGATGGGCGATCCGGGCTACCTCGACAGTGTCCTGCGGGACGGTCAGGCCCGCGCCTCAGAAATCGCCAATGCTACCCTGGCGCGAGTTCGGGCAGCGCTGGGCTTCTTGCCGCCCCTCTCATAA